ATCAGCAGTTAATTATCTACTTTAGAAATATTCTTATTGCCAGTTGAAAAGATGGCTTCTTTAATGGCTTCTGCCTCTTGTAACTAAAGACTTAGCCATTTCAAACTGATGTGCAGTTAAGTTAAAACAAACTTGGTTAGACTTTGCCttttttctcagtctttctgATTTTGGTTGAAGTGTGGGCTCTATTTCACTTCCGTGTAAAACACTTTCCAGTCATCATATCCTACATAGAAATTGAATTGAAAAAGTAGATGCTTTCTGCTTTGGATCTTGACAATTGGTTAAATTAGCTCATGTTGACTGACTGTTGGTAATCAGCTGTGTATGTGGTTGCTCTTAGCACGCTTGAGCCTCTTGGAGTGAGTTTGGCCCTTTTCTGTTGAGTCTTGAGGTGGTGAATGTCTCCCACCTTGCATTTGCAGAGTTGTTTCTTAGCAGATATCAGGAAGTGTTGATTCAGCTCTTATTTCTAAATTACGTAGGGAATATCTAACCTACATAACGGATTTTATCTCCCTCTCTTCATTTTGGATGCATTAGCTAAAAGGAGCATGGTAACTGTGCAGTCTCATTTTGCTTTTGCCTATAAGTATTTGCCCTGTTAGCCAGCAGGAGGCGTTTGGAAAAAAGAGAAGCTTAAGGCAGAATTAACTTCCTATCCATTGCCTCCTCTACCATCTTGGGCCAGCTCTGtttcctgttctgcagctgcaCGCTGGCATTGTTGACACGGTGCTGGGTGTCCGAGTGCGTTGCCCTGGCTGGTCCAGGCACTGTGGGAACAGGTTGGGGGAATAGTGAGCTAGAGGTGCCCATTTTGAGCGTGTGCTTTTTCTGTTCTACAGCCCAAAGAGGTTCAAATGAAGATGGTAATTCCCATGTCTGCAGCTTCTGGGGTCTCCTCCCAGCCTGTTCCCCCTCTCTCGCTGCCCTGCTGTCACCTCCCTTTCCGTCAGCAGGCTGTGGGACAGTGGGGATCTCTTCTGCCCAGATGGTCCGCATGAGCTCTTTCCCTGGGGAACGTGGGGTGTGCAGCAGAGGATGGGGGAATTGGCAGAGCTGACAGTGCCCTtccttgctctgctctcctgcagttTCGCAGCCATTTTTCTGCAAGCCCTTTGGGGGGCTGTACTCCCTGCCTTACCTGGGGGAGCAGCCGACCAAGGCTGCAGAGGCCCTGAGCCGTGCCGAGTGGTGGGAGCTGCTCTTCTTCGTGAAGAAGCTGGAAGCGCAGGAGCAGGAAGAGATCACCTGTCTCATCCAGGGAGAGCAGGTATTGGCCAGAGCCTGCagtggggaagcaggagggagggagtgagggaGAACATTAGGGAAGGGACCGGGCCCGGAGGAGGAGACGGCAAGCATGAGCTGTGCAGGGACAGCCTGAATGGGGAAGAAATGGGACTGAAATGGGATGGCGAAAGCGTGGGGAGCTGGGCACAGTAAAGGGGTGAGGACAGATGAGAGGAAACACAGTCTCCCATGACCCTGTGTCCAGCAAGGTTTGGGTAGGCGAGGCATGCCCGTGGGGTGATTCTGCCAGTTGCGATTGGGTGGTGAGTGCAGCTGGGAGGTCTGGGCTGGTGGTAGTTGgtttggggacagcaggggaggGTGGCACTGGGGAATGGCCCTGGGGGCCTCTGGCGATCAGCCTTTCTGTCCGTTCTGGCAGTGGCTGTCACAAGGGGTGTGGGGTCTGTGGTGAGTCCGTGAGGGTTAACTTGACCCCATGGGTCCAGCTGTCTGAGGTGGACGAAGAAGCCCTGCTCCAGCTGTCGGTACCTGTGGAGCTGGCCCAGAAGGTGCTGCGGGTCTTGGAGAAGCGGTGTCAGGGCAGCGCTCAGCGTGACTTGCGCGGCTCCCACATCTACGCCAAATACTTCCTTGGTAGCGGGGCCGAGCAGGATGGTGGGGGGAGCGCCGCGGTGTCTTCGGAgggtgctggctgcaggagcacTGGCCCTGAAGCCATGATGGCCAAGGCAATGAAGGAAGACCTTTCCGCAGCCACagtgctgcccccagcccccgctGCAGTGGCGAAGTCGGATTCCCAGCTGTTCAGTGAGCTCCTTGAGAGAGAAGGGCTGTTCTTCCGAGAGGCGACGGAGGAGCAGATCAAAGGTAATTGCCTGCTACGCGCTGGGGTACACGCATGGTGCTGGAGGCGGCTCCGTTGCCTCGACGGAGGAAGAGTCTGGGCAGGGTATGGAAGGCAAGGTGCCTGGAggtggcctggggagggggggacctgtgggtgctgggtctgTGAGTGCATGGCACCCTGGGAGTTGCTGGGTGTGTTACTGCTGCCCTGACGCCTgcacccctgcctccctcccgccAGTGTTGGGCAGCTCCGAGGGGGTGAGCGAGAGGGGCTGGCTGGCCAAGGTTGCAGCCATGGTGGACGTGATCCAGAGCAGGAGCTCAGAGGTGGGGCTGCGCTTAGCCGGGCTCAAGCACATCATGAAGATCCTGGAGGAGGAGCCTGAGCCTGAGCAGCAAGTCGGCAAAGCCCAGGGCGGGCTGGGGACCAGGAGTGTTGGGTGAGCTGTGGGGTGCTGTGCACCCCtcctgctggctggggagggccaTGTCGGCAGGGTGGGGGACAGCGATGGAGGCAGGAGTGCGGGAGGTGGCAGTGGAAGTGTGAAGGCTGGTATGTCCCTGTGTGCTCATCAAGAAGAGAGGTGGATCTTGTGTCCCTTTGTTCCGGGCAGTCTCACTCCTGGGGCTGACCCAGCAGCAGTAGAGCCAtgtgggcagggagaaggagTCTGGCAGGGCCTGGGATGCCAGCGTGCCAGCAGCAGTGCCAAGAGGCTCCTCCTGAGGCGTCCTTTCCCGTGCAGGGAGAAGCTGGTGAAGGTGGCAGTGGAGCTGCTGAGCACTGAGGTGGCAgagaaggccctggtggtgctgatGCTGCGGCTGCTGGCTGTGCTCATGGTGAAGCATGACTGGCGCGTGCCGTTTGCCACGGAGGGCGGTGTGCGGGCTGTGCTGGCCTGCATGCATCAGCATGCCTCCTCCGCCCTGGTGCAGCAGGCTGGCCTGGCAGTGAGTGTGGCAGAGGGAGTGCTGTAGGTGGGCGGGCAGGGTGCAGGCTCCAGGAATGGCGGAGATGCCCGCTGCCCTCCTGACTGCTGTTGACCTTGCAGGCCCTGAAGGTGCTGGTGGGAGCTGTGGCTGGCGagccaggaggtgctggtgggaAGCCCTTGCCCCTGAACCATGCCGACGCGCAGATGATGCGGGAGATCTTTGCCAGCATCGGCTCTGCCTCCAGCGAGGGCTCGGCAAGCCTGCTGAGTGCCATCCCTGCTGCCATGAGCACCATGCAGAGGGTCCCAGGGTAGGGGCAGAGTGGGGACAGTGGCTGGGTGTGGGGGGACCCTctgcgggggcgggaggggcacAGTGGGCAAGGCAGGCAGGTGGCTTGTGGGTGCAGGGGAAGCTCCGTGCTTGGGGGAGGAAGGCGCCCGCATCGCTCTGTCCCTGCAGGGGCTCCTCAGGCGTGCAGAACGGCTTGCTGGTGGTGAACATGCTGATCGACGGCCACCAGGGCCTGGCGGAACAGCTGGCAAGCTGCGATctccccacggtgctgcagagctgctggtgggatGGGCAGAGCACTGGCTGCCCTCACGCGATGCTCGCCCTCAGTGTGATCAACCGCCTTGCGGAGCACCGGCGACCCCTGGGCCCAGAGACAGCAGGTAGCGTGCTGCCCGCACCCCCTGCCATGCCACGGCCCCACGgatgcagcaggcagggctgcctctcctgccagggcagagcaccCCAGTGGCGCCTCTCAAGCGAGTGCCTGGGCTGGGCCCATGTGTCCTTGTCGTGGCAGGCAGAGAGGCCCCACTGGACCTGAGGGATGTGCGGACGCTTCTGGGTGGTCTGGGGGATGGCATCTTGTCCAAGGACGCGGTAGTGGCCCTGGAGCGGCAGCTCTGCAGTGAAGGCGCCGTCCCCTCTGGCGaggcagcccagctgctgcaggaccacAGGTGCTTCAGGCTACTGCTGCGCAGCTTTGAGCTGCTGGGGGCGGAGAAGGCCGTGAGTCTGAGCATCCTCAGGTGGGTCCAGGGGGATTTGGTGGGGGTCTGGGGCCTCCGCAGCAGGTGTGTGAGTGCTGGTGGTGATGTTGGGGGGACACGGCGCATGTTTGTGGGTCCTGGTGGGGCTGTTCTTCTTCACCAGGGGCAGAGGCAGGTGCACCCCAGCACATATGCGGGTGCTGATTGGGGTGTCCTGGGGCGCAGGGCCAGGTAGGGACAGAGCAGCACGagcctgggtgctggtggggtgtCGGAGGTGCCTGGGGAGCCTTGGCTCCCAGTCCCTGTGGGGTGCTGGCCTTCCTGGTGgggcagggaagcagggctgCCTCTGGCAGCGCTGTGTGTCTGCCCTGGCTTGAGTGGGCCCTTTCTGTCACTCAGGATCCTGAACAAGTTCCTGGACGGTTACCGGGAGGATGTGCTGCCCTGGCATGAGTGTGTGGAGCCCTGTTTGTCCTCCCTGAGTGCCCACAGCAGCGACCGGGAGGTGAGCGGGCCCTGGGACTCCCAGCAGGCAGGGGCGGCTTTGCTGGCTGTGCCGTGCATCGGCCAGGCCTGGCGTTGGTGAAGCaggggccctgcctgcagcagcctggccttGTTGTGGCCAGCGCgctgggagaggtggggagcagctgtcccggccgtggcCGTGGCCCGGTGGCTGGCGTGCCCAGCACCGTGCCTGGCCAGGCTCTCACGGGCGCTGCTGCAGTGTCGGGGTGGGAGGGGATGGAGCGCTGCAGCATCCCGCTGCTGGGGCCTGGCGGGTTCCCGGCGCCAGCCCGGCCACTCATGGCTGCCTGCTCAGCAGGTGGTGCAGGAGGTCGTTGGCTTCCTGCACCGCCTGGCCACTGCCAGCAAGGACTGCGCGGTGGTGATGTGCCGTGTGGGCACCCGCGAGGCTCTGTCCAAAGCCCTGGACAAGCACAGCACGGCCCCGTCGCTGGCACCAGCCCTGCTCGACCTGGTGATTGACTGTGAGAAGTATGCCAGCCTCTACAAAAAGCTGACGACCAGCATCTTGGCTGGCTGCATCCAGGTGGGCCTGGGGAGGCCCGGCTGCGCTGGGGCTCTGGGTCTTGGGGCCGTCTAGCTGTCCCCAGCACCGAGGGGCAGCcttctgctctctgcctgctgcagccctgcggtGGGCGAGAGGAGGAGGACCCAGGGCCCCCAGTAAGAGCATTGCCCCATCCTGTAGCTGGTCCTGGGGCAGATTGAAGAGCACCGCCGGAGCCACCAGCCCATCAGCATCCCCTTCTTTGACGTCTTTCTGCGCAACCTGTGCCGAGGTGAGTgcggggagcgggagctggagccCTGTGCCTGGCACGTGCTGGCCTGGCGGCTGGAGGCTCCACGTGCTCTCCCCACAGGCTCCAGCGTGGAGGTGAAGGAGGACAAGTGTTGGGAGAAGGTGCAGGTCTCCTCCAACCCCCACCGGGCCAGCAAGCTCACGGACAGGAACCCCAAGACCTACTGGGAGTCGAACGGCAGCACCGGCTCCCACTTCATCACTGTCCACATGCAGCGTGGTGTGGTGGTCAGGTGGGGCtgggccaggagggctggggggcctTGGGGCCAGGAGGGCCAGCGGCTGTGCGAGGAGGAGGGGGCTTTGGTGATCTGTGTGAGCCCTACCCCCATGGTCCCCATCCTGGGGGTTGCTGGATGTGGGCAGCAgtgcatggggctggcaggggccagggcagggaggtggggacTGCTGGGCAGCACCATGATTGCTGCGCTGCAGGGAGATGAGCATGCTGGTGGCCAGCGAGGACTCCAGCTACATGCCGGCCCGTGTCGTGGTGCTGGGGGGAGACAGCCCTGCCACCATCAGAACTGAGCTCAACGTGGTGAGTCTCGCACAGGCTGCTCAGGCCATGGGGCCCCATGGGAGCGGTGGGCTAGTCCTTGCTGTGCCCCGTGAAGGTCTCGCCCTGGTGCTGGGGCCCTGGGAGGTGCCCCACAGGGAGGTGGGGGTGGCATGAGCTGTGCTGCGGGAGCCTCCTCCTGGCTGTAGGCAGTGGGTGCTGGAGACTTGGGCAtgggcagccctgcagcccagtCTGCAGCAGGGTGGTGTGCTGGGGCTGTGAGCCAGAAGGGGCCCTGGTGGGGGGTGCCCTGTGGCTGTgtaggggctgctgggggggacaGAGGCTGTGGCTTTGATGAGGCATGGCCAGGGGAGTGTGCAGGGTGGCTGGCGCTCGCTGTGTGGTGTGCTGAGGGCTCGCTGTCTGCTTGCAGGTGACCGTCCTGCCCTCAGACAGCAGAGTGATCCTGCTGGAGAACATGACCCGCTTCTGGCCCGTCATCCAGATCCGAGTGAAGCGGTGCCAGCAGGTAGGGGAGCAGGGGGCCGGGCCAGGGAGCTGGCAGTGTGGGGCATCAGGGCTATGCCTGAGGAGCTGAGGGTTGTGCTTTCCCGTAGGGCGGCATTGACACACGTGTGCGTGGCATCGAGGTGCTGGGTCCCAAGCCCACTCTCTGGCCCATCTTCAAGGAGCAGCTGTGTCGGCGGACGTTCCTCTCCTGCACTGCTCGGGCTCATGCCTGGTGCCAGGAGATCTGCCGGGACCGGGGGCGACTGCTGCAGCTCTTTGGCAGGTGAGTTGTCTCCTGGCTGCGCCATCGCATCCCTGGTgtcccagggcctggggggatGGTGCTGGCAGCCCGCAAGGGGACTGTAGGGCCAGGAGAGGAGCAGCCGGGTGTCCCACCTGGATAGGGAGGGGCCTTCGCTCCTCCCTGGCCACCAGTGGTCCCGGAGGGCCAGGGCCTCTTTGGGGTCCCCCAGGTTTAAGCTGGGCACGTGGGCACAGCTAACCCACCAGAGAGGTGCCCCACAGGGGCCGGCGCATCCTGAGGTCGGTCAGGCGCAGGTCGGTCAGGCACAGGCAGGATCTCACGGCCACAGGCGCCGCACAGCCACCCAGTTTGGCAAGGGCCCCAAGGCCCAGTgcaggcagggcctgggggcAGTGAGGGGCCCTGGCTGCTGGGGGCGAGTGGGGCTGCTGAGCCGTCATGCCTGGCAAGGGGGGGGGCACGGAGCAACCgctgagctctgctttcctgaggGAGTCCCCCCGGCCACCGGCAGGTGCCCAGCAGCACTGTGTGCTGCCCAGTCGCTGTTGCAGGCTGAACCGGGCGCTGCAGCATGAGCAGGGCTTCGCCGACCGCTTCCTTCCTGACGACGAGGCAGCCCGGGCCTTGGGCAGGACGTGCTGGGAGGCCCTGGTGAACCCCTTGGTGCAGAGCATCACCAGCCCAGGTACCCTGCGCTCTCCCGGGCCCGTCCGTGCCATGCCCCAGGCTGAGGCACCCTGCTCTGAGTCTGATTGGCCTCGCAGACCCCCACGGCGTCAGCCCCCTGGCCTGGTTGCTGAGCGAGTACCTGGAGAGCGTGGAGCCACCACGCCACACCACAAGCCGCGGTGCTGTCTTTGGTTCCTGTGTGCGGCGCCTGACCCAGCTCCTGGTGCACGTGGACCCTGGTAGCCCAGAGCCAGAGGAGGCAAGAGCAGGTGGTGAGCGAGGGGCTGCCCTCCCATGGGGCTGGGAGGACGGTGGCCCAGAGTGCCAGGCTGCGGCCGTGGGAATCTGCTGGGGAGCTCTGGGGAGGGCCCTGTGGCATAGGAGGCTCCCGAGCCAGGAAGGCTCATGCCCCCACAGTGGCCGTGCCTCCTGGCATCTCCTCTGCCCTGCGCCccccagggagagggggaggctgCTGGCGGTCAGTGTGTGGAGCCTGCCCACGGAGCCACGCTGAGCCCAGGGGTGTTCCTTGGcaggtgggaaggagaggaagaacaagGAGGTGCCGCCCAGGGCTGCAAAGATGGTGGTGAAGTCGAGCGGCCTGTGGGGCATCTCGCAGTGCTGGCGTGGCGTGGTGCAGCAGCAGGTAGAGCTTGGAGGGCCGGCCATGGGGACCGGAGAGGGCGTGTGGGACCCCGCACCAGGACCTACACCCTGGTGGCGCCCTGGGAGCGTGGTGAGGGCGCGGGGCTGTACCTGGCCTCCACATGGCCCGAGGATTGTGGGGACAGCCCTGCTGCGCTTGCCACCCTGGCAGGGCTCAGGCGTCAGCCGGGCCCTGTGCCCAGGCTAGTGCTGCAGGCTGCGAGAAAGGTACAGTGTCGGGCTACTTATTtcctgctgggctgctgctgcacttctgtcctgcccccgcagcccctgcccagcccttggGGCTGTGCTCCCACCTCACCACAAGCTCTTGGTAGCCTGCAGCAGCAAGCACCAGGGCCCTCTACTCGGTTCCTGCCTGGGACCAGGGCAGTTGGTGTTGGCAGGGTGAGGCTGGGGCTGTGAATGTTCCCGCGGGCCATGGGCGCGTCCCGCTGCGGGGCTCACCCCTCCCGCGGCGCGTCCCGCTGCGGGGCTCACCCCTCCCGCGGCGCGTCCCGCTGCGGGGCTCACCCCTCCCGCGGCGCGTCCCGCTGCGGGGCTCACCCCTCCCGCGGCGCGTCCCGCTGCGGGGCTCACCCCTCCCGCGGCGCGTCCCGCTGCGGGGCTCACCCCTCCCGCGGCGCGTCCCGCTGCGGGGCTCACCCCTCCCGCGGCGCGTCCCGCTGCGGGGCTCACCCCTCCCGCGGCGCGTCCCGCTGCGGGGCTCACCCCTCCCGCGGCGCGTCCCGCTGCGGGGCTCACCCCTCCCGCGGCGCGTCCCGCTGCGGGGCTCACCCCTCCCGCGGCGCGTCCCGCTGCGGGGCTCACCCCTCTCGCGGCGCGTCCCGCAGGTGCAGTGGTTCCTggaagcagcagggcaggcaCCGGATCTTGTGGAGCGATACTGTGGGCTGTACCAGCGCCTGCGTGGTGCCACGGAGGAGCTCTTTGGGCAGCAGGCCAGCTTTGTGCTGGCCCTGGGCCAGGGATTTGCAGGGGCTTTGCTGCAGCTCTCCTTCCTTACCACCCTGCACGTGAGTCGAGGGAGCATGGcatcagtgccggggccccaggcgCAGGCTGGGGAGGCTGCCCTGGCCCACAGCCTTGGGGTGAGCTCTGGGTGGGCGGTGTCCTGGCCCACCACCGAGCCACGGAGCTCTGCCCTGTGGCGGCCCTGGACGGTGGGTGCCCAACTGTGGGTGCATGGTGCTTGTCGCGGCGTGGCCCCGGCCCTGGTGCACTCCTGCCTCAGGCTGGTGCCTGGGCACCCTCGGCCCCTGCCCGAGAGCCCCAGGGTTTCCCACCTGCTCCCGCGCAGGGACATCCCCTCAGTCTGGCCCTGCGGCCACCCACTAAGCCCCCTCCGCAGCCAGACCTGTCCCTCTGCAGGTGAGTGAGCAGTTTGCCCGCTACCTTGATGGGAAGATCCAGGAGCTCCATGGGGCTGCTGGCAGTGCAGGGCCATTGCAGCAGATCCTGGAGCCCTTCGTTGTCTTCAGTGGCCTGGAGCTCGCCCACACCTTCGAGCACTTCTACCGGTGAGGGGTGCCATGTCTCTACAGGACCAGAGGGCCTGGTGTGGCATGGTGTGGTGTAGCAGGGGAGGTGCAGGTGGCGCTGAGGCTGTGGCGGTGGTGCTCCCGCTTTGCTTTTCCCGGCTCTGGCGTGTGGACGGGAAGGCTGTGAGGGCCCGTGGGTGCTGCCAGTCTGCAGAGGCACATTCTCTGCTGGTGACAGGGAGGGGAGACAGGTGCTGCCGGGCCCATGTGCCTTGGGGTGAGGCTGGGGCCGTCTCTGTCTCCTGGCGGGTGGCTAATGGCCACGGGGCTCGGGCCGGCCCCTGACCTGAGGCTGGCGGCTGTGGCAGGCACTACCTGGGGGACCGGCTCCTGGCGCAAGGGCTGTCTTGGCTGGAAGGAGCCATCGTGGAGCAGATCGGGCTGTGCTTCCCCAGCCGCTTCCCCCAAGAGATGCTGAGCAACTTGGCTGAGTCGGAGGAGCTCCAGCAGCAGTTTTACCTCttccagctgcaggagcaggacaagcggctgctggagctggaCACGGGCCTGGATGAGGTGAGCGTGTTGGTGGGGTGGGGAAGCTGGGGGCCACCCTTACAGGGATCCTGGGGCCTGTCCTGAGCTGTCCTCGTGTCCGCGTGCCCAGGCACTGGGGACGGCCTCGGCAGCAGATGTGCCAGAGGTGAAGGTGCTGGCCCTGTCCCCGCGCTGCTGGCCCATTTCCCCGTTCTGCTACATGGATGAACCTGGGAGGTTTTTCTCGGCGGCCCTGAGCTCCCCGCTGGATGAGTTTGCCAACTTCTGCAGGCGGAGTGAGTGTCGTGGCAGTGGGTGTGCGTGGGGGTCTCGCCGGGGCCCAGGCCCTCCACGGCAGCTCAGCCAGAAGTGGCAGGAGCGCTGGGGTGTGCTGGGAGTgcctggcagggctggccccTGGCCCTTGTGCTGATGCTGTCTCTGGCAGGCCAGGACCAGCTGGGCTGGGAGTGCACGAAGCCCCGGCGGTTGCAGTGGACGTGGCTGGGCCATGCCGAACTGCAGTTTGGCGACTGCGTCCTCCACGTGTCCACGCTGCAGATGTACATCCTGCTGTGCTTCAACAGCACCGAGGTAGGAGCCAGGGCCCCGGTGGGGTGAGGGAGGCAGCGGATGCTGGAGCGTAGCAGGGCCGTGTCCTCCCTTCCGGTGGGGTCTCCGGTGGTGTTTGGGGCACAAGCCCCCCCCTTGTTTGGCTGAGCCTGCAGCTGGTGGGTCTTGGCTGGCCGATCTCCTCTCATACCCTCCTGCAGGAGGTGGCTGTGGAGGCCCTGCTGCAGGCTACGGGGCTCCCTGCTGACCTAGTGCACCACGCACTGACACCGCTGACCCACGGCGAGGGCGTCCTGGAGCGGAGCTGCATGCCGGGAGGTgagtgtggggctggggcacccctggggaggtgctggtctgAGCCCCAAGGGGTGCTTGCAGGGGAAGTGAGTGGGCTGGGGTGAGTCTGTTTGTGCTTAGAGCGCAGGTCTGCGTGTCAGGTTGGGGCCTGAGGCTGTGTGTGGGGCTGGGGCGTGGGGCCGTGCATGGGGCATGGGTCAGCGTGGGTGGTTGGGTCTCAGGCctgtggggggggttggggacaggggCTAGGGGTTGTGCGTGCGGCTGTTGCTTGGGGCCATgtgtgggggacagggatggggctgaCACCTGTGAAGGCAGCAGTGGGAGGCCCAGGGTTGGGTCCAACAGCCACACGTGTGTCCTGGGGCTCCTTCAGGGCCCAGCTCAGGGCTTGGCTGACCCTGGGCCGGGTGCTAGCTCCAGGTGTGCTGCGGCTGAACCAGGCAGCCCTGGCCCATGCCTCTGGCCGCCAACTGAGGCTGCTGCCCCGGCAGAGGTACCTGCAGGCGGAAAGGGCTGAGGTCAGCGccctggaaaggaagaggaacatCCTCTGCTGCCTCATCACCCGCATCCTCAAGGTGGAGAAGCAGCTCCACATTGACAACCTGGTGTTTAGGGTATGGAGGGCTTGAGGGGCAGAGAGGGGCCGTCTGGGTGCTGCACTGCACTGCAATGTGGGGCTCCCTTGCTGCTGTAGGTGATTGATGCCTGTCAGAAGGGTGAATTGGGTCCAGGGCTGCAGTTCCTGAGCTTCTGCTGCCACAGTGTGGATGTGCTGTCCTGTGTCCTGCACCTCTTGAACCAGGGCTATCTCCGGCGCCAGGAGGAGAGGCCTCATGTCTTGGAATACATCTCTGTGGAGCCCACAACACCCCTTGGGGGCCAGGCACAGATGGTTTTCCAGAGCAGGCCACCAGAGGCATCTC
The genomic region above belongs to Calonectris borealis chromosome 3, bCalBor7.hap1.2, whole genome shotgun sequence and contains:
- the CUL9 gene encoding cullin-9 isoform X14, which encodes MMQVLWQSTGRTYWMHWHMLEIIGFGDQWEDPATQEKEYSLIESFNVDTAQRGSNEDVSQPFFCKPFGGLYSLPYLGEQPTKAAEALSRAEWWELLFFVKKLEAQEQEEITCLIQGEQLSEVDEEALLQLSVPVELAQKVLRVLEKRCQGSAQRDLRGSHIYAKYFLGSGAEQDGGGSAAVSSEGAGCRSTGPEAMMAKAMKEDLSAATVLPPAPAAVAKSDSQLFSELLEREGLFFREATEEQIKVLGSSEGVSERGWLAKVAAMVDVIQSRSSEVGLRLAGLKHIMKILEEEPEPEQQVGKAQGGLGTRSVGEKLVKVAVELLSTEVAEKALVVLMLRLLAVLMVKHDWRVPFATEGGVRAVLACMHQHASSALVQQAGLAALKVLVGAVAGEPGGAGGKPLPLNHADAQMMREIFASIGSASSEGSASLLSAIPAAMSTMQRVPGGSSGVQNGLLVVNMLIDGHQGLAEQLASCDLPTVLQSCWWDGQSTGCPHAMLALSVINRLAEHRRPLGPETAGREAPLDLRDVRTLLGGLGDGILSKDAVVALERQLCSEGAVPSGEAAQLLQDHRCFRLLLRSFELLGAEKAVSLSILRILNKFLDGYREDVLPWHECVEPCLSSLSAHSSDREQVVQEVVGFLHRLATASKDCAVVMCRVGTREALSKALDKHSTAPSLAPALLDLVIDCEKYASLYKKLTTSILAGCIQLVLGQIEEHRRSHQPISIPFFDVFLRNLCRGSSVEVKEDKCWEKVQVSSNPHRASKLTDRNPKTYWESNGSTGSHFITVHMQRGVVVREMSMLVASEDSSYMPARVVVLGGDSPATIRTELNVVTVLPSDSRVILLENMTRFWPVIQIRVKRCQQGGIDTRVRGIEVLGPKPTLWPIFKEQLCRRTFLSCTARAHAWCQEICRDRGRLLQLFGSRCCRLNRALQHEQGFADRFLPDDEAARALGRTCWEALVNPLVQSITSPDPHGVSPLAWLLSEYLESVEPPRHTTSRGAVFGSCVRRLTQLLVHVDPGSPEPEEARAGGGKERKNKEVPPRAAKMVVKSSGLWGISQCWRGVVQQQVQWFLEAAGQAPDLVERYCGLYQRLRGATEELFGQQASFVLALGQGFAGALLQLSFLTTLHVSEQFARYLDGKIQELHGAAGSAGPLQQILEPFVVFSGLELAHTFEHFYRHYLGDRLLAQGLSWLEGAIVEQIGLCFPSRFPQEMLSNLAESEELQQQFYLFQLQEQDKRLLELDTGLDEALGTASAADVPEVKVLALSPRCWPISPFCYMDEPGRFFSAALSSPLDEFANFCRRSQDQLGWECTKPRRLQWTWLGHAELQFGDCVLHVSTLQMYILLCFNSTEEVAVEALLQATGLPADLVHHALTPLTHGEGVLERSCMPGAPGVLRLNQAALAHASGRQLRLLPRQRYLQAERAEVSALERKRNILCCLITRILKVEKQLHIDNLVFRVIDACQKGELGPGLQFLSFCCHSVDVLSCVLHLLNQGYLRRQEERPHVLEYISVEPTTPLGGQAQMVFQSRPPEASPDEDSRDCLYWLNPGIGRSEEFLMAMLHVPMGHTLSPEEAKLLMNQTVQQVQDTLSIPDDVARHLLMHCRWNVDFLIQCYVENRETLLISSGLQVQDAQPPPSPGTHCPVCVNHLCPTEQPPTLCCMHYCCKPCWSEYLTTRIEQNMVVNCTCPISECRAQPTTAFICSIISSEEIIAKYEKALLRGYVECCSNLTWCTNPQGCDQILLKDGFGYGAACSKCSWISCFNCNFPEAHYPASCSHMSQWVDDDGYYEGMTSEAQSKHLAKLISKHCPSCQAQIEKNEGCLHMTCAKCNHGFCWRCLKPWRPIHKDYYNCSAMVSKAAWQEKRFQDYNERCTFHHHAREFAVTLRNRVSSISEMPKIRTLTFVLDACKVLEQARKVLAYSCVYSYYNQDTESMDIVEQQTESLELHTNALQILLEEALLHYQDLASSLQLLKAEHFSAGLELVHQIKERLFAILWHSTQQDFHVGLQTLADPGQRKVNLSNVPTSAPACIGPKHTILCDSPNTDEGGKEVEDEEYEPQWQEDYDDDDDLEEDNFLFDDESDNLDCDSYFDDDDAYD